The Horticoccus luteus DNA window TGGCGATCAAGGATGGCGAGCGCGCGGGTGAGTTCGCGCCGCGGCACGCGCAGGCGGGGATAACGGTTGGCAATGGCGAGGGTGCGCGGGTCCACGAGGATCACGCCTTGACGGGGAACGGCGCGGGCGTGGCGGCCGGGTAGGCGATGCGACCGTGGAGCATGTTGAGCAGCGTCTCGATAAAGCTCTCTTTGATGCGCGCGATTTCGGCGAACGTCAGGGGCGCCTCGTCGAGCTGACCTTCGGCGATACGGTCGCGGACGATGTGATCGATGAGCTGGGTCAACTGGTCGGCGGTGGCCTGCCGGAGGGAGCGCGAGGCGGCCTCGACGCCGTCGGCGAGGGAGATGACGGCGCATTCCTTGAATTGCGGAAGCGGGCCGTCGTAGCGGAATTCCTCCTCGGCGGGCGCGGCGGCGGCGCGGGCGGAGGAGGCGGTGCGGGCGCGTTCGTAGAAGAAACGCACGAGCGTGGTGCCGTGGTGTTGCTCGATGACATCGCGGACGGCGCGGGGCAGGTGGTGCTTTTGCGCGAGTTCGAGGCCTTGGGAAACGTGCTGCTTGATGATGCGCGCCGAGGCGACGGGGTCGTGATGATCGTGGGGGTTGCCGCGGTCGCGCTGGTTCTCGGAAAAATACAGCGGGTGCAGGACCTTGCCGATATCGTGAAAGAGTGCGCACACGCGGGCGAGGAGGGGATTGGCGCCGATCGCGCTGCAGGCGTTTTCGGCGAGTTGGGCGACGATGAGCGAGTGATGATACGTGCCGGGGGCCTCGAGCTGCATGCGCCGGAGCAGCGGGTGATTGTAGTCGGTGAGTTCGAGGAGGGTGATGTCCGTCGTGCGTTTGAACAACGATTCGAGCACGGGCAACAAGCCAACCACGGCGATGCCGGTGAGCAGGCCGGTGACGAGGCCCGCGCCCATCTGGCGGCCGAGCGTTTCGATCGGCACCTGGTCGGCGATGCCGATCAGCGCGGCGAACGCGGCGACGGTCAGGCCGCCGGCGCCGGCGGCGCGGACGACGCGCCCGCGGCGGTGGGCATCGCGGCTGCTGAAGATGGCGACCAGCGAGGCGAGAAACGTCAGCACGAGGAGGTCGAGCCGGTTGCCGTAGATGACGCCGGTGAAAATCGAGATCAGCAGCGCCATGAAGATAGCGGAGCCGGCGTCGATGAGGATGGCGACAATCAGCGGGGCAAAGGCGGTGGGCGCGATGTAGGGCAGCGTCGAGGCCCAGGAACCATCGCTCACGAAAAACGCGACGCCGCCGATCGAGTAAACGGCGCGCACGAGGGCGAGGTTGAGGATGACGACGAGCGCGAGGAGGCCGAGGCGCACGTTGCTTTGCAGCGTCTCAGGATCTTCGAGACGGATGTAGATGATGGAGGCCAGCACCATCGCGAGCACGAGGAGCACGCGGCCGAAGAGGGCGAGGCCTTCGTTCCAATCGACGTCGCCGTGATCGAGGAGGTATTTGCGATACGCGCCGAACATCTCGTATTCGGCCGGGGTGACGCGTTCGCCGGATTCGATGATGGTTTGACCGGCGGCGACGTGGACGACGATGGGCTTGAGGTTGCGCGCGGCTTCGGCCTGGCGGCGTTCGGTGGCGGCGCGGTCGAAGAGGAGGTTGGGCGCGATGCCGTTGCGGAAAAACCGAAACAGCGCCTGGGAAACGGGGCGCGAAACGCCGTCGGCGGCGAGGCTGACGCGGAGGAACGTGAGCGCGTCTTCGAGCGACTGGGTGGGGCGCAAGGTGACATCACCGCCGGGGCGGACGACTTCGAAGAGCGCGCCGGCGCCGTTGACGCCGCCGCCGAGCGAGCTGTCGTGCACGCCTTCGGCATAGATGTCGCGCACGGCGGCGAGGCCGCTTTCGAAGAGTTGCGTGCGTTGGTGGATGTTGGTGCCGGAGAGTATGCGGCCGGCGTCTTCGAGCGAAACGCGATACGAGCCGCGACTGTTAAAAGCGTCGACGATGCCGGCGAGGGCGGACTGGCGGTCGCCGATCATGGGAGCGCCGGGCGGGCGTTCGGCATCGAAGCGGTTGAGTTGGGCGAGAAAATCGCGGGCGGCGGCGTCGAACTGGCGGGCCGGCTCGTCGGTCAGGCGGTAGACGGGGGGAATGCGGGCTGCGAAGGCATCGCGGGCGGCGCGGGTCTGCTCGGCGCTGATGTAGTCGAAAGGCGCGCTGGCAACGATGCGTGTCGTCGCGAGTTGGTTGGGCAGCACCGCTACGTGCAGCGTGCTCATGCCGACAGAGCTGATCAGCACGATCGATCCGACGGTGACGAGAAAGATGACGATGGCGATGAGCCGGCTGCGATCGAGGAAATCGCGCGCGAGAGAGGCGGCGGAGGTGCCGCGACGGGGAGGACCTTGCCGGAGGCCGCCGAGGAGAAGGGTGAGTTGATCGCGAAACGACATGGCGCGCGTCAGGCGGAGGGCGGCTCGCCCGCGGGGTTTTTGTAGCGTTCGTAAGCCTCGATGATGCGTTGCACGAGCGGATGGCGCACAACGTCGCTGCCGCCAAAGGTGTGAAAGACAATGTCGGGCACATCGCGGAGGATGTGGCGCACTTCGATGAGGCCGCTTTGCTTGGACCGCGGGAGATCGACCTGCGTGACGTC harbors:
- a CDS encoding HD family phosphohydrolase, producing the protein MSFRDQLTLLLGGLRQGPPRRGTSAASLARDFLDRSRLIAIVIFLVTVGSIVLISSVGMSTLHVAVLPNQLATTRIVASAPFDYISAEQTRAARDAFAARIPPVYRLTDEPARQFDAAARDFLAQLNRFDAERPPGAPMIGDRQSALAGIVDAFNSRGSYRVSLEDAGRILSGTNIHQRTQLFESGLAAVRDIYAEGVHDSSLGGGVNGAGALFEVVRPGGDVTLRPTQSLEDALTFLRVSLAADGVSRPVSQALFRFFRNGIAPNLLFDRAATERRQAEAARNLKPIVVHVAAGQTIIESGERVTPAEYEMFGAYRKYLLDHGDVDWNEGLALFGRVLLVLAMVLASIIYIRLEDPETLQSNVRLGLLALVVILNLALVRAVYSIGGVAFFVSDGSWASTLPYIAPTAFAPLIVAILIDAGSAIFMALLISIFTGVIYGNRLDLLVLTFLASLVAIFSSRDAHRRGRVVRAAGAGGLTVAAFAALIGIADQVPIETLGRQMGAGLVTGLLTGIAVVGLLPVLESLFKRTTDITLLELTDYNHPLLRRMQLEAPGTYHHSLIVAQLAENACSAIGANPLLARVCALFHDIGKVLHPLYFSENQRDRGNPHDHHDPVASARIIKQHVSQGLELAQKHHLPRAVRDVIEQHHGTTLVRFFYERARTASSARAAAAPAEEEFRYDGPLPQFKECAVISLADGVEAASRSLRQATADQLTQLIDHIVRDRIAEGQLDEAPLTFAEIARIKESFIETLLNMLHGRIAYPAATPAPFPVKA